The proteins below are encoded in one region of Arthrobacter sp. CJ23:
- a CDS encoding Nif3-like dinuclear metal center hexameric protein has product MEAVSTALPDADSGEEAGTGELPETPTLGQVLLAVEELWPESLAEDWDEVGLVVGRPTASITKVLFAVDPTLEVIDEAIEWGAGLLITHHPLLLKGVNSVAATSAKGLAVHRLIEAGTGLLTVHTNGDSAVGGVSDVLADAMGLENVAPLTPASNGLPEEGIGRVGELPELMTLGDFAARVFEMLPAVAGGVRVAGDKDGLVRRVAVCGGAGDSLFDAVRASQADVYVTADMRHHPASEAREGAVNGRPYLIDVSHWASEWLWLPAAAEALGNVLADQGHEVEIRVSTTNSDPWDFILTPG; this is encoded by the coding sequence ATGGAAGCAGTAAGCACCGCACTCCCCGACGCGGACTCCGGCGAAGAGGCCGGTACCGGTGAACTCCCCGAGACCCCCACGCTGGGCCAGGTCCTCCTGGCAGTAGAAGAGCTCTGGCCCGAATCACTCGCCGAGGACTGGGACGAGGTGGGCCTGGTGGTGGGCCGGCCCACAGCCTCCATCACCAAGGTCCTGTTCGCCGTGGACCCCACGCTGGAAGTGATCGACGAGGCCATTGAATGGGGTGCCGGGTTGCTCATCACGCACCACCCCTTGCTGCTCAAGGGCGTCAACTCGGTGGCCGCCACCTCGGCCAAGGGTCTGGCCGTGCACCGGCTCATCGAAGCCGGGACGGGCCTGCTGACCGTCCACACCAACGGTGACTCCGCCGTCGGGGGTGTTTCCGATGTCCTGGCGGATGCGATGGGACTGGAAAACGTCGCACCGCTCACGCCTGCCAGCAATGGCCTTCCGGAGGAAGGCATCGGGCGTGTCGGCGAGCTCCCCGAGCTGATGACCCTGGGCGACTTTGCCGCCCGCGTGTTCGAAATGCTGCCAGCGGTGGCCGGAGGCGTGCGCGTGGCCGGGGACAAGGACGGGCTGGTGCGCCGCGTCGCTGTCTGTGGCGGGGCCGGCGACAGCCTGTTCGACGCCGTCCGGGCCAGCCAGGCGGACGTCTACGTGACGGCCGACATGCGCCACCACCCGGCGTCGGAGGCCCGCGAAGGCGCGGTGAACGGGCGCCCGTACCTGATCGACGTCTCGCACTGGGCCAGCGAATGGCTGTGGCTGCCTGCTGCGGCCGAAGCGCTCGGGAATGTGCTGGCGGACCAGGGCCACGAGGTGGAGATCCGCGTCAGCACCACCAACAGCGATCCTTGGGACTTCATTCTGACTCCCGGCTAA
- the mptB gene encoding polyprenol phosphomannose-dependent alpha 1,6 mannosyltransferase MptB translates to MTVPVSAAPKADDGSSGAAAALSEVDNARSPLIAGFIGSAFMVFGSLGVGWLAPVSELRRLPLFIWMRTEGVGVGLSIVLLAIGGMLLVRAWLRLGQRVRVWGLQARKATLQAVLAWGLPMMFTVPLFSRDVYAYIGQGRLMVEGINPYEHGISALPNYFQLGADKMWTEAPVPYGQFFLWIEQFVVWATNVQPEASIMLFRLVAAVGIVLCIIYVPKLAELHGVNPHRALWLTAANPLFLTNFIASVHNDALMIGLALAGLYYCATKRVFLGIVLVTLSISVKPITIVFLPFIGLLWAGKNANWPRKILFWCLTAALTLGLLYAMSLVNGYGFGWVKGLSAPGSIWIWYAPIGLIGLIVASIFNAFGLDGWGMAKWAYDAGKVLMLVAIAWQVFRGEHDRLMRRLTLAFAAIVFLAPMIQSWYVVWLIPLFAVTGIRNDWQVKALYFMVSFFMVYAISDQLDVFPYLQSEDLGLALTLARNAAAVIALLFAVYLIFVDPKTKSLFRKRDEPGLRPII, encoded by the coding sequence ATGACGGTGCCTGTTTCCGCGGCCCCCAAAGCCGATGACGGATCGTCGGGCGCGGCAGCAGCACTCAGCGAAGTGGACAATGCCCGCTCACCGCTGATCGCCGGCTTCATCGGCTCGGCGTTCATGGTCTTCGGTTCGCTGGGCGTCGGCTGGCTGGCACCGGTCTCGGAGCTGCGGCGCTTGCCGTTGTTCATCTGGATGCGCACGGAAGGTGTCGGCGTCGGGCTGTCCATCGTCCTGCTCGCCATCGGCGGCATGCTCCTCGTGCGGGCGTGGCTCCGGCTCGGCCAGCGCGTCCGTGTCTGGGGGCTGCAGGCCCGCAAGGCCACGCTGCAGGCAGTGCTCGCCTGGGGCCTGCCGATGATGTTCACCGTGCCTCTCTTCAGCCGCGACGTCTACGCCTACATCGGCCAGGGCCGGCTCATGGTGGAGGGGATCAACCCCTACGAGCACGGGATCTCGGCACTGCCCAACTACTTCCAGCTCGGTGCCGACAAGATGTGGACCGAGGCCCCCGTGCCGTACGGCCAGTTCTTCCTGTGGATCGAGCAGTTCGTCGTGTGGGCCACCAATGTCCAGCCCGAGGCGAGCATCATGCTCTTCCGCCTGGTGGCCGCCGTCGGGATCGTCCTGTGCATCATCTACGTGCCCAAGCTGGCCGAACTCCATGGCGTCAACCCGCACCGCGCGCTGTGGCTGACCGCGGCAAATCCGCTGTTCCTCACCAACTTCATCGCGAGCGTCCACAACGACGCCCTCATGATCGGCCTGGCCCTCGCCGGCCTGTACTACTGCGCCACCAAGCGCGTGTTCCTGGGCATCGTGCTCGTCACGCTCTCCATCTCCGTCAAACCGATCACCATCGTGTTCCTGCCGTTCATCGGACTCCTCTGGGCCGGCAAGAACGCGAACTGGCCCCGCAAGATCCTCTTCTGGTGCCTGACGGCGGCGCTGACGCTGGGGCTGCTGTATGCCATGAGCCTGGTCAACGGCTACGGATTCGGCTGGGTCAAGGGCCTGTCCGCCCCCGGAAGTATCTGGATCTGGTATGCGCCGATCGGCCTGATCGGCCTGATCGTCGCCTCGATCTTCAACGCCTTCGGGCTGGACGGCTGGGGCATGGCGAAATGGGCGTACGACGCCGGCAAGGTCCTGATGCTCGTGGCAATCGCGTGGCAGGTCTTCCGCGGCGAGCACGACCGCCTCATGCGCCGGCTCACCCTGGCATTCGCAGCGATCGTGTTCCTGGCCCCCATGATCCAGTCCTGGTACGTGGTGTGGCTGATCCCGCTCTTCGCCGTCACCGGTATCCGCAACGACTGGCAGGTCAAGGCCCTGTACTTCATGGTGTCGTTCTTCATGGTGTACGCCATTTCGGACCAGCTGGACGTGTTCCCGTACCTGCAGAGCGAAGACCTCGGACTCGCGCTGACGCTGGCCCGCAACGCGGCCGCGGTCATCGCGCTCCTGTTTGCCGTCTACCTGATCTTCGTGGACCCCAAGACCAAGAGCCTGTTCCGCAAGCGTGACGAGCCAGGGCTCCGCCCGATCATCTGA
- a CDS encoding YaaA family protein, translating into MLILLPPSEGKTPAAHGPAVEWESLSFPALNASRAKVLEALGTVSAHEDALALLGVGASLKADVERNTRLHAEPAAPAHQVYSGVLYDALGFNSLTATQRRKASESVLVVSALWGAIGFGDHVPAYRLSMGTALPDVGRLASFWKPQLSAALAERTEGELLVDCRSSTYAAAWTPPAAQTVAVNVFTEANGKRTVVSHFAKHTRGEFARHLLTRRGRAPATPQQLLKAAGEAWTAELVEGTARKAHALNIILPG; encoded by the coding sequence GTGCTGATTCTGCTGCCGCCTTCCGAAGGCAAGACCCCCGCTGCCCACGGCCCCGCCGTCGAGTGGGAGTCCCTGAGCTTTCCCGCCCTGAACGCGTCCCGGGCGAAGGTGCTGGAGGCGCTGGGCACGGTCAGCGCGCACGAGGATGCCCTGGCACTGCTGGGCGTCGGGGCCTCCCTGAAGGCCGACGTCGAGCGCAACACCCGCCTGCATGCCGAGCCAGCGGCCCCGGCCCACCAGGTGTATTCCGGGGTCCTCTACGATGCCCTTGGTTTCAACAGCCTCACGGCAACGCAGCGGCGCAAGGCGAGCGAATCGGTCCTGGTGGTCTCGGCGCTGTGGGGCGCCATCGGCTTCGGCGACCACGTGCCCGCCTACCGTCTGTCCATGGGGACCGCACTGCCCGACGTCGGGCGCCTTGCCTCGTTCTGGAAGCCGCAGCTCAGCGCGGCCCTCGCCGAACGGACGGAGGGCGAGCTCCTGGTGGACTGCCGCTCCAGCACCTATGCGGCGGCGTGGACTCCCCCGGCCGCACAGACCGTGGCCGTCAACGTGTTCACGGAGGCCAACGGCAAGCGCACGGTGGTCAGCCACTTCGCCAAGCACACCCGCGGCGAGTTCGCCCGGCACCTGCTGACGCGGCGCGGCAGGGCGCCGGCCACCCCGCAGCAACTGCTGAAGGCTGCAGGCGAGGCGTGGACTGCGGAGCTTGTGGAGGGGACAGCGCGCAAGGCGCACGCCCTCAACATCATCCTGCCGGGCTAG
- a CDS encoding HNH endonuclease family protein — MSTTWTAYRRARRQSRQAWALLVVLAVGAAAGLAWFFTSGQFAAAGPLASGPSEVRVYDPAWMNPVRPVLPVPAGTAAEALENLPVKGRAAKDNYERTEFGQAWLDVDHNGCDTRNDILRRDLSDVAFTEGSKCRVAAGRFQEPYTGQQIAFRRGAESSAAVQIDHVVALADAWQKGAQQLTAPQRQSLANDPLNLVAADGPENGKKGAGDAATWLPANKNIRCHYVARQISVKAAYRLWVTEAEKDAMKRVLSACPGQQTIRPA, encoded by the coding sequence TTGAGTACCACCTGGACCGCATACCGGCGCGCGCGGCGCCAATCCCGCCAGGCCTGGGCTCTCCTCGTCGTACTGGCCGTGGGGGCAGCCGCCGGACTTGCCTGGTTCTTCACCAGCGGCCAGTTCGCGGCGGCCGGGCCACTGGCCTCCGGACCCAGCGAAGTCCGGGTCTATGATCCCGCATGGATGAATCCGGTTCGCCCGGTCTTGCCCGTTCCGGCAGGGACCGCGGCCGAGGCCTTGGAAAATCTCCCCGTCAAGGGCCGTGCCGCCAAGGACAACTACGAACGTACGGAATTCGGGCAGGCCTGGCTGGACGTGGACCACAACGGCTGCGATACCCGCAACGACATCCTCCGGCGCGACCTCTCCGACGTCGCCTTCACCGAAGGCTCAAAATGCCGTGTGGCCGCCGGCCGGTTCCAGGAACCCTACACCGGGCAGCAAATCGCGTTCCGCCGCGGCGCCGAGAGCAGTGCGGCGGTCCAGATCGACCACGTTGTTGCCCTGGCAGACGCCTGGCAGAAGGGCGCGCAGCAGCTGACCGCACCACAGCGGCAGAGCCTGGCCAACGATCCCCTGAACCTGGTGGCCGCCGATGGGCCAGAGAACGGCAAGAAGGGTGCCGGCGACGCCGCAACGTGGCTGCCGGCCAACAAGAACATCCGCTGCCACTATGTGGCGCGCCAGATCTCCGTCAAGGCGGCCTACCGGCTCTGGGTTACCGAAGCCGAGAAGGACGCCATGAAACGGGTACTCTCCGCCTGCCCCGGGCAGCAGACCATCCGCCCCGCTTGA
- a CDS encoding DNA alkylation repair protein: MQNRELVANIRAALTSAADQERAQGAQAYMKSEMPSLGVRVPEIRRMVKAAAKEHPPASAAELRDAVLRLWREAEYREERYAAIDLTGLRLVQGDLDMLPVYEEIIRTGAWWDLVDGVAHRLCGLLLAHREKMTPVLLAWSGDPDMWIRRAAITSQLDAKAKTDTVLLAAVIKPNLADKEFFIRKAIGWSLREYSKSDPDWVRAFAAENVGSLSPLSYKESTRRLPAG, from the coding sequence ATGCAGAACAGGGAGCTGGTCGCGAACATACGGGCCGCACTGACGTCCGCCGCGGACCAGGAAAGGGCACAGGGCGCCCAGGCGTACATGAAGTCCGAAATGCCGTCCCTGGGCGTGCGGGTCCCCGAGATCCGCCGCATGGTCAAGGCCGCGGCAAAGGAGCATCCTCCCGCATCGGCCGCGGAGCTGCGGGATGCCGTGCTGCGGCTCTGGCGCGAGGCGGAGTACCGGGAGGAACGCTACGCGGCCATCGACCTGACGGGGCTGCGACTGGTCCAGGGCGATCTGGACATGCTGCCGGTCTACGAGGAGATCATCCGCACCGGGGCGTGGTGGGACCTGGTGGACGGCGTGGCTCACCGGCTCTGCGGGCTGCTGCTGGCCCACCGCGAAAAGATGACCCCGGTCCTGCTGGCGTGGTCCGGCGACCCGGACATGTGGATCCGGCGGGCGGCCATCACTTCCCAGCTTGACGCAAAGGCCAAGACCGACACCGTGCTGCTGGCCGCCGTGATCAAACCCAATCTGGCCGACAAGGAGTTCTTCATCCGAAAGGCCATCGGCTGGTCGCTGCGCGAATACAGCAAGAGCGATCCGGACTGGGTGCGCGCGTTCGCCGCCGAGAACGTTGGCAGCCTGAGCCCGCTCTCCTACAAGGAAAGCACCAGGCGCCTACCGGCGGGCTGA
- a CDS encoding zinc ribbon domain-containing protein, with amino-acid sequence MAKAAPAEQLKLLELQGLDAKLKSLAGRRRVLEQDPRITDLQDALSVANGELGAAKVAVHDAEAELRRSEADVEQVVSRIERDEARLNSGTGLSKDLMALQSDIASLNKRRSDLEDVELEIMERLEGLRDRQAAQQLIVDDIQGAFGSIRAELDAAIAVIAAEEAEVRTQRAAFAEGLDAGMLAVYEKTIAKRGVGAARLFHGKSEGSGMMLSPGDLAEVKAAAEDDIVFCPDSGCILVRSAEWN; translated from the coding sequence GTGGCCAAGGCAGCACCGGCGGAACAGTTGAAATTGCTTGAGCTGCAGGGGCTGGATGCCAAGCTCAAGTCCTTGGCCGGCCGCCGCCGCGTCCTTGAACAGGACCCGCGCATCACCGACCTGCAGGACGCCCTCTCCGTGGCCAACGGGGAACTGGGCGCCGCGAAGGTGGCCGTCCACGACGCCGAGGCCGAACTGCGCCGCTCCGAAGCGGACGTGGAGCAGGTGGTTTCCCGCATTGAACGCGACGAAGCCAGGCTGAACAGCGGCACGGGACTGTCCAAGGACCTGATGGCCCTGCAAAGCGACATTGCCTCCCTCAACAAGCGCCGCTCCGACCTTGAAGACGTCGAGCTGGAAATCATGGAGCGCCTCGAGGGGCTGCGGGACCGCCAGGCGGCCCAGCAGCTGATCGTGGACGATATCCAGGGCGCGTTCGGCAGCATCCGCGCCGAACTCGACGCCGCCATCGCCGTCATCGCCGCGGAAGAGGCCGAGGTCCGGACCCAGCGGGCAGCCTTCGCAGAAGGCCTCGACGCCGGAATGCTGGCCGTCTACGAAAAGACCATCGCCAAGCGCGGCGTAGGCGCAGCACGGCTCTTCCACGGCAAGTCGGAGGGGTCCGGCATGATGCTGAGCCCCGGCGACCTCGCCGAGGTCAAGGCCGCCGCGGAAGACGACATCGTCTTCTGCCCGGACTCCGGCTGCATCCTGGTTCGCTCCGCCGAGTGGAACTAG
- a CDS encoding acyltransferase domain-containing protein: MTAARHSELFALLDITGEDAAQCAALLDSPAGPGVVRAMAALRERLGTFPSGYAKAEDTTELDWIEALLRFAPELLEFHSTHGIAPELTAAILGDLGLQLRINRRVHGDFGLDTWGWLTLHMAGNMFRLGRLQYHLIREVGTEAGSLVPDGQWILGVHIPEDSGLSPALVDESLTMAKEFFARFFPERPVAEATCDSWMLDPYLAAKLPESNIASFARRFTVGRCTDEPTDAVYFTFRQRGLDRLDKLPRETSLQRVVLERIDDGGTWQIGHGRLSL; encoded by the coding sequence ATGACTGCGGCCCGGCATTCCGAACTGTTCGCGCTCCTCGATATCACAGGCGAGGACGCAGCGCAGTGCGCTGCGCTCCTGGACTCCCCGGCCGGCCCGGGCGTGGTCCGTGCCATGGCGGCGCTCCGGGAGCGTCTTGGCACGTTCCCGTCCGGGTATGCCAAGGCTGAGGACACCACGGAGCTGGACTGGATCGAGGCCCTGCTCCGCTTCGCCCCGGAGCTCCTGGAATTCCATTCCACCCACGGCATCGCACCGGAACTGACCGCGGCTATCCTGGGCGACCTGGGCCTCCAGCTGCGCATCAACCGCCGCGTGCACGGCGACTTCGGCCTGGACACCTGGGGCTGGCTCACCCTGCACATGGCGGGAAACATGTTCAGGCTGGGCAGGCTCCAGTACCACCTGATCCGCGAGGTAGGCACAGAGGCCGGCAGCCTGGTCCCGGACGGGCAGTGGATCCTGGGCGTGCACATCCCGGAGGACAGCGGCTTGTCCCCCGCCCTGGTGGATGAAAGCCTCACGATGGCGAAAGAGTTCTTCGCCCGCTTCTTCCCGGAGAGGCCCGTTGCCGAGGCCACCTGCGATTCGTGGATGCTTGACCCCTACCTCGCCGCAAAGCTGCCGGAGAGCAACATCGCCTCCTTCGCGCGGCGCTTCACGGTGGGGCGCTGCACGGACGAGCCCACGGATGCCGTGTACTTCACCTTCCGGCAGCGCGGCCTGGACCGTCTGGACAAGCTCCCGCGTGAGACGTCCCTGCAGCGGGTAGTGCTGGAGCGGATCGACGACGGCGGGACCTGGCAGATCGGCCACGGCCGCCTCAGCCTTTAG
- the map gene encoding type I methionyl aminopeptidase: protein MSMLKTPDQIAVMREAGRVVANTLAAVRRHAAVGVSLKELDDVAAAAIAGAGAKPAFLDYHPRWASVPFPGVICTSVNDAVVHGIPDGYALQDGDLLSVDCGAFVDGWCGDAAVSFIVGTADPVDQALIEATDAALARGIEAARTGNKMGDLAYAIGGEAKRAGYGILADHGGHGIGRTMHAEPPVPNIGRPGRGIKLVEGLVIAIEPMLILGGKDDYYHDDDEWTLRSSNGRRAAHSEHTVAITADGPLVLTLP, encoded by the coding sequence GTGTCAATGCTGAAAACGCCAGATCAGATAGCCGTCATGCGCGAGGCCGGACGTGTCGTCGCCAACACGCTTGCGGCAGTGAGGCGGCACGCCGCCGTCGGGGTGTCGCTGAAGGAGCTCGACGACGTCGCTGCCGCCGCCATCGCCGGCGCCGGAGCGAAACCGGCCTTCCTTGACTACCACCCGCGGTGGGCGTCGGTGCCGTTCCCGGGCGTCATCTGCACCAGCGTGAACGACGCCGTGGTCCACGGAATCCCGGACGGCTACGCCCTGCAGGACGGCGATCTGCTCAGCGTCGACTGTGGGGCCTTCGTGGACGGCTGGTGCGGGGACGCCGCCGTCAGCTTCATCGTCGGCACCGCGGATCCGGTGGACCAGGCCCTCATCGAAGCCACGGACGCCGCCCTGGCCCGCGGCATTGAGGCGGCCCGGACAGGCAACAAGATGGGCGACCTCGCCTATGCGATCGGCGGCGAGGCGAAGCGGGCCGGCTACGGGATCCTGGCCGACCACGGCGGCCACGGCATCGGCAGGACCATGCATGCCGAGCCGCCGGTCCCCAACATCGGCAGGCCGGGCCGGGGCATCAAGCTTGTGGAGGGACTGGTGATCGCCATTGAGCCCATGCTGATCCTGGGCGGCAAGGACGATTACTACCACGACGACGATGAATGGACCCTGCGTTCGTCCAACGGCAGGCGCGCGGCGCACAGCGAACACACGGTGGCCATCACCGCCGACGGGCCGCTTGTCCTGACGCTTCCCTAA
- a CDS encoding glyceraldehyde-3-phosphate dehydrogenase: MGREALAEAMIPVIGRLYRENNVVTSIHGRSLINKSTMNILKAHRFARRMSNTELLLEETAPLLNALAELELGAAAIDIARLTEKFKAEGAGTSLEEFLRAELADVVGKRGGDDRTSTDVVLYGFGRIGRLLARILIEKAGGGHGLRLRAIVVRKGAENDLAKRASLLRRDSVHGSFEGTIRVDEEANTITANGVQIQVIYSDNPATVDYTAFGIQDALVVDNTGRWRDGDGLAQHLQSKGVARVLLTAPGKGELKNIVHGINHGDITDADKIVTAASCTTNAITPVLKAINDKFGVVHGHVETVHSFTNDQNLIDNFHKGDRRGRSAALNMVITETGAAKAVAKALPELLGKLTGNAIRVPTPDVSMAILNLNLENGTTRDEVNDYLREMSLHSDLRKQIDYIDSPDVVSTDFVGSRRAGIVDGLATISNDKNLVLYVWYDNEFGYSCQVVRVMEEMAGVNPPSFPARDAASAPAAAARETVSV, from the coding sequence ATGGGCCGGGAGGCTCTTGCCGAGGCCATGATCCCCGTGATCGGCCGGCTGTACCGCGAAAACAATGTGGTGACGAGCATCCATGGCCGTAGCCTGATCAACAAGTCGACCATGAACATCCTCAAGGCGCACCGCTTCGCGCGCCGGATGAGCAACACCGAGCTCCTGCTCGAAGAAACCGCACCGCTGCTGAACGCCCTGGCTGAACTCGAGCTCGGTGCCGCAGCAATCGACATCGCCCGCCTGACCGAGAAGTTCAAGGCCGAAGGCGCCGGAACCTCCCTGGAAGAATTCCTCCGCGCAGAACTCGCCGACGTCGTCGGCAAGCGCGGCGGGGACGACCGCACCAGCACCGACGTCGTCCTGTACGGCTTCGGCCGCATCGGCCGCCTGCTGGCCCGCATCCTCATCGAAAAGGCCGGCGGCGGACACGGCCTGCGCCTGCGCGCCATCGTCGTCCGCAAGGGCGCCGAGAACGACCTCGCCAAGCGTGCCAGCCTGCTGCGCCGCGACTCCGTCCACGGCTCCTTCGAAGGCACCATCCGCGTGGATGAAGAAGCCAACACCATCACGGCCAACGGCGTCCAGATCCAGGTCATCTACTCGGACAACCCCGCCACGGTCGACTACACCGCCTTCGGCATCCAGGACGCCCTGGTGGTGGACAACACGGGCCGGTGGCGCGACGGTGACGGCCTTGCCCAGCACCTGCAGAGCAAGGGTGTAGCCCGCGTCCTGCTGACCGCCCCGGGCAAGGGGGAACTGAAGAACATCGTCCACGGCATCAACCACGGCGACATCACCGATGCCGACAAGATCGTCACGGCTGCCTCCTGCACCACCAACGCCATCACCCCGGTCCTGAAGGCGATCAACGACAAGTTCGGTGTGGTCCACGGCCACGTCGAGACCGTCCACTCGTTCACCAACGACCAGAACCTGATCGACAACTTCCACAAGGGCGACCGCCGCGGCCGTTCCGCCGCCCTGAACATGGTCATCACCGAAACCGGCGCCGCCAAGGCCGTCGCCAAGGCACTGCCGGAGCTGCTGGGCAAGCTCACCGGCAACGCCATCCGCGTCCCCACCCCGGACGTCTCCATGGCCATCCTGAACCTCAACCTGGAGAACGGCACCACGCGGGACGAAGTCAACGACTACCTGCGTGAAATGTCGCTGCACTCGGATCTCCGCAAGCAGATCGACTACATCGATTCGCCCGACGTCGTCTCCACCGACTTCGTGGGCTCGCGCCGTGCGGGCATCGTGGACGGCCTGGCCACGATCTCCAACGACAAGAACCTCGTGCTGTACGTCTGGTACGACAACGAGTTCGGCTACTCCTGCCAGGTGGTCCGCGTCATGGAAGAGATGGCCGGGGTCAACCCGCCGTCGTTCCCGGCACGCGATGCCGCCTCCGCGCCCGCCGCTGCGGCGCGCGAGACCGTCTCCGTCTAG
- the def gene encoding peptide deformylase: MTVLPVTIWGEPVLHRRASEVEVFDDELRTLIADMFETNDAANAVGLAAPQVGVGRRIFVYKYPNDDGVPEQGVLVNPVLTLSKVSGALPDPDEDVEGCLSFPGEHYPLQRAEWVRVQGFDGHGNPIDFEATGWFARVMQHEYDHLDGKLYVNRLVDRYAKKAMKQAKKQGWGVPGLTWMPGVDPDPFGHDH; encoded by the coding sequence ATGACCGTCCTGCCAGTCACCATCTGGGGCGAACCTGTTCTGCACCGCCGGGCCAGCGAAGTTGAGGTCTTCGACGACGAACTGCGCACCCTGATCGCGGACATGTTTGAAACCAACGACGCCGCCAACGCCGTGGGCCTCGCAGCCCCGCAGGTCGGCGTCGGCAGGCGCATCTTCGTTTACAAGTACCCGAACGACGACGGCGTCCCCGAACAGGGCGTCCTGGTCAACCCCGTGCTGACCCTGTCCAAGGTCTCCGGCGCCCTTCCCGACCCCGACGAGGACGTTGAGGGCTGCCTGTCCTTCCCGGGCGAGCACTACCCTCTGCAGCGCGCCGAATGGGTCCGGGTGCAGGGTTTTGACGGCCACGGCAACCCCATTGATTTCGAGGCCACGGGCTGGTTCGCCCGCGTCATGCAGCACGAATACGACCACCTCGACGGCAAGCTGTACGTCAACCGCCTGGTGGACCGCTATGCGAAGAAGGCCATGAAGCAGGCCAAGAAGCAGGGCTGGGGCGTTCCAGGGCTGACCTGGATGCCTGGCGTCGATCCCGATCCCTTCGGACACGATCACTGA
- the orn gene encoding oligoribonuclease: MTGLDLKNDALIEVAALVTDSELNILGDGVDVVIKPDDAALAQMNDFVRDMHTRSKLLDELPHGKTMAEAEAEVLEYIEKWVPDPRKAPLGGNSVGTDRMFLARDMPNIVEHLHYRVIDVSTIKELSRRWFPRAYFQSPAKHGGHRALGDIKDSIDELRYYREAVFVPAPGPDTAAAQRISKEIMATAETLGTNGEM; the protein is encoded by the coding sequence ATGACCGGCCTGGACCTCAAGAACGATGCCCTCATCGAGGTCGCGGCCCTGGTGACCGACTCTGAACTGAACATCCTCGGCGACGGCGTGGACGTCGTCATCAAGCCGGACGATGCCGCCCTGGCGCAGATGAACGACTTCGTCCGGGACATGCACACCCGGTCCAAGCTGCTGGATGAACTCCCCCACGGCAAGACCATGGCCGAGGCCGAGGCCGAAGTCCTGGAGTACATCGAGAAGTGGGTGCCGGACCCCCGCAAGGCGCCGCTGGGCGGCAACTCGGTGGGCACCGACCGGATGTTCCTGGCCCGCGACATGCCCAACATCGTGGAGCACCTGCACTACCGCGTCATTGACGTCAGCACCATCAAGGAACTCTCCCGCCGCTGGTTCCCGCGCGCCTACTTCCAGTCGCCGGCAAAGCACGGCGGACACCGCGCCCTGGGCGACATCAAGGATTCCATCGACGAGCTGCGCTACTACCGCGAGGCCGTTTTCGTGCCCGCCCCGGGACCCGATACGGCCGCCGCGCAGCGGATTTCCAAGGAGATCATGGCCACGGCCGAGACCCTGGGAACCAACGGCGAGATGTGA
- a CDS encoding GNAT family N-acetyltransferase, whose protein sequence is MDPKPSDPPGAVTTGPAAWPDVEKLFGVRGEPASCWCRWFVLNGQEWKATPPTARKELLKTRFDDDAPAPGVLAFRAGAPVGWCAVEPRHCYPRIERSRLLRAAHAHMQDPAQVQAEEAGVWSVSCFVVAPGHRRSGVAAALLHAAVGHAFSNGAAVLEGYPVDPAQRPKAGPGDLYHGTVSLFRAAGFETVPTAVTGRAVMRLERARAAAHSAQQGKP, encoded by the coding sequence ATGGACCCGAAACCCTCCGATCCCCCGGGCGCTGTCACCACCGGGCCGGCGGCCTGGCCCGACGTCGAGAAGCTCTTCGGCGTCCGCGGCGAGCCCGCCAGCTGCTGGTGCCGCTGGTTTGTGCTGAACGGCCAGGAATGGAAAGCGACTCCGCCTACCGCGCGCAAGGAGCTGCTGAAAACACGGTTCGACGACGACGCTCCTGCGCCGGGCGTCCTCGCCTTCCGCGCCGGCGCTCCGGTGGGCTGGTGCGCCGTGGAGCCCCGGCATTGCTACCCGCGCATCGAACGCTCGCGGCTTCTCCGCGCCGCCCACGCCCATATGCAGGACCCGGCCCAAGTCCAGGCGGAGGAGGCCGGCGTCTGGTCCGTGAGCTGCTTCGTCGTCGCCCCCGGCCATCGCCGCAGCGGCGTGGCGGCCGCCTTGCTGCACGCCGCCGTCGGGCATGCCTTCAGCAACGGTGCCGCGGTCCTCGAGGGATACCCCGTGGACCCGGCGCAGAGGCCGAAGGCCGGTCCCGGGGATCTCTACCACGGCACCGTTTCTCTGTTCAGGGCCGCGGGCTTCGAGACGGTTCCGACGGCGGTGACCGGCCGGGCGGTCATGCGCCTCGAAAGGGCCCGGGCCGCCGCCCACAGCGCACAGCAGGGCAAGCCTTAG